The sequence below is a genomic window from Nitrospinota bacterium.
TCAACTCCGAACGTTGGAAAAATTCGTACAAAGGAATTTCCTTTTTAGGGTCCGCCGGGTCATTGGCTAGGAATCGTTTGGAATACAATTCTCCTGCCACGAACGTCTGCAACTTGACAGCATCGGCGCCATTGGCAGCAGCGGCCTGAATCATACGCTGGCACAGAGCGACATCGCCATTATGATTGAAGCCTATCTCGGCCACAATCAGCGGCGGATGACCGGCTCCCATCGGTTGACCGCAAAATTCAAATTCATGCGTAACACTCATAACTTTAACGCCTCCACACGCCTGCTTTCCATTTTCACCGCGCCTGCACAAAACACCGAACCCACGGGTCCAGGCCGGGATAAATATTGACGATTAAATGACGGTGATCCTGAGTAAACGGTTTCCGCCAAACTAAAAGAATAAAAAACGCTAGCAGATAGACCACCCCATTCCATATCAGATGCGAACCTGCAACTTGCGACAGAATCAAAGTCGGAGCGATCGCCGCTATCGAAAACATGAAACACTTGCCGATGACAGGAAACACGGGCCGGATATCCATCTCCTTTTGAATCACCAGCAACTGTCGCACTACCATATACACCATAACCGATCCCGTGGCCACCACCGCTCCCATCACCCCATAAATTGGAATGCAAATCAGGTTCAGCCCGACATTCAGGATACTGCCTTCCACGGTGGAGCGCATGGCCGTGTCCCTGCGGTGCAGAACGAAAAGCGTGGATACAGTAAAATTGGTCCCCAGCACCACACTGATTCCCAGCAACACAATATAAAAAGAAAGAAGGGGAGCGGCATCAGAGAATGCATCTCCATAAACAAAGGTGATCAGCGTCTCGGCGTTAAAAAAGACAAACACGTAAATGGGAACGGTCAGAAACGCGGAGAACCCAACAATCTCGCACCAGGACCGGGACAACCCACCTTGCGACTCACGCGCATAAGCTTCCGAAAACAGCGATAACGCCAGAGGGCCGATTCCCGCCAGCACAAAGGCCGCCATGCCCCCCAGACTGGTGACCAGATGATAATAACCAATGCTCACGGGATCGACATGAAAATAATTCATGAGCAGAACGTCGCTTTGCGTCATCAGCCCAAAGCTCAACAAACTGATCCAGTACGACACCCAGGCCAGGTGCTTCATCTCCTGCCACTTCGGGACCGCGCTCTCGCCTTTGAAGTCCTGCACCGATAAAAATAAATACACGATCACATTCAGGCTCACCGACAAAATATAGGCGTACAACACACCGACAATGCCGTGATCCATAGAAATAAAAATTCCAAGAAAGACCAGATTGAGAAGAGCGCTCCCCGTTTCCACAAGAGAGACGGTTTTGAATTGCAGCCGGGTCATGAACAAAGTGCTTAAGAAGGACTCCAGCGTGATGCCGCCAAAATACAGAATGAGGGCCGCCCGGTAACTCAGGAGTTCCGGCATGTGAATGAAATTAAAGTAGATGGGAAGAAAATAATAAAGCGCACCGCAAAACACCAGGGACGAGACCAAACGAACGCTCAACAGCCGCCGCACCAGAAAGCGTGCCTGTCTCCCGCTCGGATCCTGTACATTGATTTCAGGCAGTTTTTTGTTGATCAGCGTTTCCAGGCCGAATTGATTCACCAACCGCACAAACGCCGGAATGACGAGCAGGGTGGCGTATACCCCCAGTTGTTCTTTTCCCAGATAGCGCGTGATCAGAATGGAAACCGCAAATAAAATAACTTGCACGCAACCCTTGCCGAAAACGGTCCAGAAAATATTAGTGAGGAATCGATGCAAGGAGGACAAGAGAAATCACGAATCGGTTGAGTGGCAGGAAGGCACGACCTTAAAAGGAAAAGGAAACTTTAGAACCACCGGTTCCCATTTTCCCTTGTGTATTATACACTACCCCCTCATATATCAACCAACCGATAATTGCAAAAGGAGTTTAGCGTCAATGCCAGTTTTCAATGTATTGATCGTGGCGGAATTCCACGACATTCAGGAACACGATCAAAAGGATGTTTTGTTGCGCCTGGAAGAACACGGCTTTGAGAAAATCCCCACCGTTGCCAATGTCTGGGAGATGAAATGCGACGCCGAAGATGAAACCGACGCTAAAGACAAAGCCATTCAG
It includes:
- a CDS encoding oligosaccharide flippase family protein, producing the protein MSSLHRFLTNIFWTVFGKGCVQVILFAVSILITRYLGKEQLGVYATLLVIPAFVRLVNQFGLETLINKKLPEINVQDPSGRQARFLVRRLLSVRLVSSLVFCGALYYFLPIYFNFIHMPELLSYRAALILYFGGITLESFLSTLFMTRLQFKTVSLVETGSALLNLVFLGIFISMDHGIVGVLYAYILSVSLNVIVYLFLSVQDFKGESAVPKWQEMKHLAWVSYWISLLSFGLMTQSDVLLMNYFHVDPVSIGYYHLVTSLGGMAAFVLAGIGPLALSLFSEAYARESQGGLSRSWCEIVGFSAFLTVPIYVFVFFNAETLITFVYGDAFSDAAPLLSFYIVLLGISVVLGTNFTVSTLFVLHRRDTAMRSTVEGSILNVGLNLICIPIYGVMGAVVATGSVMVYMVVRQLLVIQKEMDIRPVFPVIGKCFMFSIAAIAPTLILSQVAGSHLIWNGVVYLLAFFILLVWRKPFTQDHRHLIVNIYPGLDPWVRCFVQAR